From the Polyangiaceae bacterium genome, the window CATAGACCGCTCCGGCCGAGATATAGCTCGGGTCGTTGCCTTGGTTGCCGTTGACGCCCGTCGCCGGGCTGTCTTCCCCTGTGGCGGTGACGAGGATGGTGCTGCCGCTGATCGCTACGGCGTCACCAAAGCTGTCACCTTGCTCGGCGTTGCTTGCCTTCAGATACGCGTCTTGCGCCCAGCCTCCGGCTCCCTTGCGGAACACGTAGGCTGCGCCCGCCTGTGCCGCGTTGTCGTTCGTTTGATCCCCATTGATGCTCGTCGCGTCGCTGTCTTCTTCCGGTGCACCGACGACGATCACGTCACCGCTGATGGCCACTTGTTTGCCAAAGCGATCGTTGTTGGCGGCGTTGCTCGCGGTGAGGTACGCGGTCTGCGACCAGCTCGAACCGCAGCGCTCGAATACGTACGCTGCCCCCGAGTTGCTGAAGGACTCGCCAGGCCCGTCTTCGTCTTCTGCGCCGATAACGATGGTGTCACCGCTGATGGCCACGCTGCGACCGAACTGATCGTTGCCCGGGTTGTCGGGAGTGAGCACGGCCTGCAGAGACCAGCCGTTGCAGTCCCTCGTGTACACCAGCGCCGCGCCGGCACCCGTGGTTCCGACTGGATAGCCGGTGCTCCCCGCGACGATCGTGTTGCCGTCCATCGCCACTGCGCGGCCCAGCTCCAGACTCGCCTCGGAGACGTCGGTCTTGAGGTAGGCCTCCTGGGGGCTCGGAATGGTCGTCGTGCAGCCGGCGTCTGGCGGCGGATCGCAAGTGCCTGCATCCATGCCGGCAGCACCCGCAGAACCCCCGCTGCTCATCCCCGCGGAACCGGCGGAGGCATCGCCGCCAGCCGTGCCACCGCTGCTCGAGCCGCTGCTCCCGGCGGTACCGCCGCTGGTCGTGCCCCCGTTGGTTGCGCCTCCATTGGCGGTGCCGCCGCTAGTCGAGCCACTGCTCCCCGCCGCGCCGCCGTTTGTCGTGCCAGCGTCGCCTTTTCGGTTGGTCGATTCGTCTTCACTACAAGCGACCGCAAGTGAGATCGCGCCAAGAACGCCCAGCAGTGCCCGCTTCCCCATGCCCTCACCCTACGGGATGCCGTGGGCTTGGGACAGCTCGAAGCCGTAGGCCGCTCGTCAATCCTTCGGCGGGTTCGGATTCCCTCTCTGGTTCCGTGCGGTTAGCGTCTTGCTCCGAACACGGCACGTTTGTGAGGAAAAAACATCTCGCGCGATTCCGCGACCTAGCGTTCGAAGCTAGCGTTGCAGAGAGACCAGCGCTGTCCGTTCCCCCTGGTGAGCGGGGTCGTCCCGGCGAAACAGCAGCGTGAAGGCAATGAAGGCGACCCACAGCACAGCGAGGTGATGCAGCATCGGCGCGCCGCCGAACTGCTCGAACAGCGCGCTCGAAACCGGAGGCCCAACCAACATGCCAGCGGCATAGAACGCGTTGTAGATCGCCGTTGCGCGGCTGTAGTCCTTGGTAGGGACCACCAAGCCCTGAAGCGCGAGGCTCATCGGCGAGATGCTGGCCAGGGTCGCGCCGGCGACGAACACCGCAACCAACATCAGCGGAAAGCTATCAAGCCAGGCGAACGACGCGATCATCACGGTGCCGATGATCGCCAGCGTGCGCATCGTGAGCAGGTGCCCGAAACGATCTCCGATGCGACCCGCCGGATTGGTGAAGAGCACCATGCCGAGGGCGAAGCACGCGGTCACGTAGATGGTGTCTGCCTTGCTGACGTGCTTGTCCGTCATCAAGAAGAGCGGCAGGAAGAGCACCACGCTGGCTTGAAAGTAGCCATATGCGAAGGTCGCGAAGCAGCTGGTCTTGATGCGCCAGAGCACACCCAGGCTACCGAGCTCCTCCGGTTCCTGCTTTGCATCAAGGTCCGCACGCTGGAGCTGAGCTTCCACTGAATTGGCCGCGTCCTCTCCCCCGCCATGCTCTAGTCCCGTTTCCGCGTGGCGACTCAGGAAGGCGAGGAAGTACACTGCCACCGCGAGTGCAAGCGCACCGGCCACACTGAAGGCGGCTGAAAGCGGCCACACCGTGGCCAGGCCGCGGCTCACCAGAGGACCGAGGATGTAGCCCAGGGCCATGAATACGGCGTACAGACTGGTGACGAGCGCCTTCTGCCCCGGGCGCGCTCGCGCCAGCAGCACCGTCTCACAGCTGACCCAGATGCTCACCGACGCGGCTCCGTCGATGAAGCGCAGCCCGGCGATGCCGTAAAAATTGTTTACGTGGGGAAATGCAAGGGTGACCACGGCGTAGGCCGCCACGGCGCAGGTAACCAGCGCCTTGGCCGAGAAGCGCCGAATCAGCGCGCCCGCCGGGATGCTCAAGCAGACGATGCCAGCCGCGAACGCCGCGGCCAGGTTGCCAATCTCCCGCTTCTGAAAGCCGCGCTCGTCCAGGTAGACGGCGATCACGCTCAGCGCGATGCCATACGCAAGGCCTAGCGCCAGCGTGCCCAGGTACACATGGCGGATATCGGAGTCTTTGAGAGGGTTGGTCGAACTCAAGCTGCGTGCTGTCGTACTACAAACGCGAACGGGCGCGAGAGTCCTCGCGCCCGTTCATCACTTCGTTGCCTTTGGTAGAGCCGAACGCCTCACTCGGCGGCGATGGGCGCTTGCTCCGCGGTGTTCGCAGCTCCACCGAGGCGCAGCTTCACTTTGCCAATCAAGGACTCCGCCGCTACCGGGGCCCGCTCTTTGGCGATCTCGAGCAGCTCCGCGCTGGCCTGCAGACTGAGATCCGCAGCTGCCTTGGCGCGAGTCGGTCCGTGCTCCAGCCAGCCCTTGGCGCTTGAGCTGAGCCAGCTCGCGGCGCCCCTCGCGCTACGCACCAAGCGCTGCGCGCGCGTGGTCTGCATGCGATCGATGATCTCGTGGACCGCGTCGGTCGCGGTGCTGCCTGCCTTGTGGGGGGAGCGGTGCAAGGCGTTCGCGTACTTCGGGTGCTCCGCGAGGTAGGCGCGCAGCTCATCTTCAGTGACGCCCGCGTCCTTCAGCGCCTTGGCGAACTCGTCCGCCGCGGCTTGCTTGGCCTTGAACAGGTACATTTGCACACGGGAATAGAAGTTCACCGCGCCATCGCCGCTGGTCTCCACCGCGCAGAAGATGGTGCCGGGGAAGCGCTCACCGATCAGTGACTGCACACCGTCGCTCACGCTGGAGCTCGGCATGCAACCGAAGGGCTTCACGCTGAGGGTCATGTTGGCCTTGTTCTTGACCACGTTGAGGATCAGCTTGCCGACCTCCATATGGCCTTCGCCGCCGCGCAGGTCGTTGTTGTAGAACGGCATCGCGACGTCAGCGACTTCGTCCATATCCGGCAGGTGGTAGTCGTAGAAGCCAACAGCGCGGGCGAAGGTGTGGAAGATGACGCGGAGGGCACGGTCAGCGACCAGCAGCGCGACGCGCCGGGTGAACACACCGTACTCACCGAGCTCCGACAGGCCGCTCTTCGCTGTGTCGACGCCGCGCAGGTCCTTGCGGTTCTCCGTGTCGAAGCTGACTTCCCAGATGTTGTAGAGCAGCCATGCCGTGAGGAACTGGATGTCGCATTCCGCACCTTCGGTCTCCACGAAGCGCTGGAGGGCGTAGTTGCCGTCGCCTTCGGTCGTCATCGCCCAGAACTCACCGATGATCGCGACCTTCGGCTTCAGGCGCAGACGGTCGACCGGGATGGCCTCGAACCACTTGCGGCTGCGGCGCAGCGCGAGGAGCACGGACTTGCCGGCTTTCAGTGCGTCGTAGCACTCCTTCTTGGCGCGCTCGACAACCTCATCCGTCTCGCCCTTGTTCACCTCGTAGGGGCGGATGCGGTAGGCCATGCCGTTGATCACGTCGCCAGCCAGCAGGCTGCGCACGAGAGTGATGAAGAACTTCGGGTTCATCTCGAGCCCGCTCTCTTCGCCCGTCGCTTGGCTCAAGCCGCCCTGCTGCTGGAAGAGCATCACGCGGAAGCCGTCGAAGCCAGCGTCACGCAGTGCCTTGCGGTACTCGGTCACGTACATGCCGAAGCGACAGGGGCCGCACGCACCGGCAGTCAGGAACACGAACTTGTCGATGATCTCCTGGCTATCCATGCCCTTCTTGTCGCGCAGCTCGATCAGGAACTTAACGAGGTTCCCCACGGTAAAGTAGGTGGGGTTACACTGCGCGCGGTTGCCGAACTCCTTGCCGACCTGAAGTGCCGCGTTGTCCGGCACGTCCATCGCGATGACGTTGTAGCCGAGGCTCTGCAGGCCGCCTTCCACCAGGTAGTCGTGGGCCATGGTCAGGCCGCCGACAAGCAGCGTGATCTTGGCCTTCTCACTCTTGGTGAAGCCGAGGTCCGCCATGTCCTCGATCCACTGTTTCTCCGCTCCTAGGCCGAGGCGTTCGCGCTCCGCTGCTTCGAACTTCGCGAGCTCCGCATCCATGTCGAAGTCGTCGCCCACGACGGGCAGGCTGCGCTTGGTTCCGAGGTCGATGTGCTGTGTCATGTCAGTGTCCCTCTTTGATTCCTTGCAATCGTTTCACTCGGCGGCCGTCGCGCCGCGCTCGTTGGGTAGTTTGGTGGGGACGATGCTGCCGTCCTCCTGCTTACGTCCGAGCCGGACCATGCCCTTGGGCAGCTCCGGCGGTTGCTCCACGCGTGTCTCGTAGGCCAAGACGCGGCTACGCACCTCGGCGATCTGCGAGGCGATCTCGCTGTCGCTCTGGCGCACTCCGAGGAGCTGCTTCTGCTTGAGTTCGAGCAGCTCGAGGCGCTTCAGATCGATGGCGTGGTTGAGAGCGTCGCGCTTGCGCGACAGATCCTCGAGCGACTCTTGTCGCAGGCGTAGCGAGTGGGCGTACGTCTTCACGCGGATCTTGATGCTGCCGCCCGGCTTGTTGGCATCCAGGTCGTGGAGCGCCGCAGCGGGGGTGCGGGACGTTTGCACGATGGAGTCCACCATGCCGTAGGTCGGCGCGTCGTGGCCGCACTTGAAGCTCGACAAGTCGAGCACGCAGACGTTCGGGTGATGCGCCGCAAAGCTCGCGGCCCACACCTTCTGTGCGCTATTGGCGGAGTAGTTCTCCGGCCACACGTGGTTCAGCTCCAGCGGGTCCTTGATCAGGCCGGACTCGAGCTCCTGCTTGAAGTAGCGGGACAGGTACTCCCGATCCCTGGGGATGCTACGGATGCTCAAGATCGGGTAGCCCAGGACCTGGAATTCCTCGGGGATACCGTGGTTGAGGCCGGGGTCCGAGTGATACGGTCGATTCAGCACCAGGATCGCGATGCGGTCCTCTGCTTCGACCGTCTCGAGGATCGCACGGCCCTTGTCTTGAAGATCGAGTTCGAAGGTCTTCAGCGCCTTGAAGGCCTCGCGGCAGGCGTGGTCGTTCTCGTCTTCCGTTACCCCGAGGCGCTCACCCCAGGCCTCGAACATGCGGCGGGTGAGCAGGAGCGGCTCGGCGAAGGAGAGCGCCGGGCTCATATACTCGATGTTCCGCACGGCAAAGAAATCGAGCTCTTTCGTGAAGGCCGCCTTCATCACGTCCGGCGTGCCCGCCACGATGGGACAGCTGGTGTTGTCCATGGTGTCCTTCACGAAGGAAGGCACGTGGGTGAGGATCGGGAAAAAGATGTAGTTGAGTGGGCGCTTTCGCTCCGGCTCATGCTTGTGGAAGAGTAGGTTGTGGATGTGCGCCTGCGCCACCTTGGAGGGGAAGCAGGGGTCGATGCTGCCGTACTTGCCGCCTTCGACCCACATGTCCTCGTCGGTGTGCTCGCTGAAGATCACGTTCGTCTTCGGGATGCCGAGGGCCTCGAAGTATGCGCGGAAGAACGGCGCCGTGGAGTAGATGTTCAACACGCGCGGCATGCCGATGCGGATGCTCTTGCGTTTCCGTGCGGCTTCTTCGCTCGAGCGCTGGAAGGGGCGGGTCACCGTGCGGCGCTTGATGCGGAAGAGGCCTTGGGTGACCTCTACGTCTTCAACCGGGCTACCTGCTTCAGGCATCGCCTCGCCCTTGTAGAAGGACGCGAACGCGCGCTTGGACTCGTAGTCGACCAGATTCGGGAACTGCTTGGCCGTCTTCTTGCGCTCGGCGACCAGGTCGAGCATCGCCTCTTTGCTCTCGACGGTGCCCTTCTCACAGGAGAAGCCGGCGATGTAGCGGCTGGTCGAGCCGTCAGGGCGCTGCGTGTCGATGAAGGTGCGCTTGCACTCGTTTGGGCAGAAGTGACAGACGGTGCTCTCGTCGGTGGTGGTTTTGTATTCGAGGTCCAGAGTGGCCTGGATACCGATGTAGCGAGAGGTGCCCGTGCGCTTGTAGCGGCGCAGCGTTTCCATGGCCGCACCGATGGCGCCGGCTTCGCCGGTGTGCGGGTGCACGTACACCTCGGCGCCGGGCACGCGCTCCTTGATGTAGTCGACCTGCGCCTTGACCGCCGCGAGGTTGTACTGCGTGCCGCCCTGGAGCACGAACTTTCTCCCCAGGGAAGCAAGGCGAGGGATCTGGACCACATACTGCCAGACGTTCTTCGGCAGCACCTGGGCGAGCCCGGCGAGCAGCTCTTGCTTTTGGTAGCCTTCCTTCTGGAAGTTCACCCGGTCGCTGTCGAGGAACACGGCGCAGCCGTAGCTGAACTTCGGTGCGAGCTCTGCCTGGAAGGCGACCTCCGCGTAGTCCGTCACCGGCAGGCCGAATTGGTCTGCCATGGCTTGCAGCAGCATGCCGTTACCAGCGCTGCAGGAGTTCGAGAGCTTGAAGTTCTCGATGTCGCCGTTCTTCATGAACAGCACCTTGATGTCCTGGCCACCGATGTCGCAGATGACGTCGACATCGCCGAAGAAGTGCACGGCGCTCATCATATGCGCCACGGTCTCGACGATGTTCACGTCGGCGAGCACCGTTTCCTCGAGGACATCGGCGGCGTAGCCCGTGGCACCAAAACCGAGCACCTCGAGCTTCGCGCCTTGGCCTTCCACCTGGTCTCTTAGGTTGGTGAGCAGCTCTTTGGTGTCGAGGATGGGGTTACCCTTGGAGAGCTGATACGCCTTCGCGAGGATCTCTCCCTCTTCACCCACGAGCACGGCCTTGCTCGAAGTGGAGCCGCCGTCGAGGCCGATCACCGCACGCACCGTCTGTCCCGCCTCGAACTTAGCCGCGACGAACTTCGGGATCTTGTAAGTGTCCACGAAGGTCTCGGTCTCGCTCTGGTCGGCGCTCAGCGGCGGGCCGGCCTGCTCACCAAGGCGCTCGCGGCGCCCGTGGGTGATGAAGTTCCTCAGATCGTCGAGGCCCTTGAAGCGACCCACGTCGCTCTGGTCGGTTCCGACCTCTGCCTTGCCAAATGCGGCTGCGCCGAACGCGGCGTACAGCTCGGCATTCTTCGGGACGAAGATCAGCTCTTCGATCGGAACGTCCTTGGGGAACTCATAGCCGCGGTCGCGCCAGGTCTCTGGGATGCGTTGACGCCAGCAGTCCTGCAAGAAGGGTAGGTAGGTGTTGGGACCGCCGAGGAGCAATACTCGGTCCTTCAGCGTGTTTCCGCGGGTCAACACGCTGAGGTTCTGCATCACGATGGCGTCTGCCAACGAGTTCAGCACTTCGTCCTTCGGGATGCCCGCCTTGACGAGGTTCACGATGTCCGTCTCAGCGAACACACCGCATTTCGCGGCCACGTGGTGCAGCTTCTCGTCATCGAAGCGCAGCTGGTTGGCGAAGCCTGGTTCGGCGTGCACCTTGATCATGCACTTGTCGATGGTGGCGCCAGTGCCCGAAGCGCACTTGTCGTTCATCGACGCGATCGCCGTCTTCTGGCCGGTGTTCTTGTCGACCTTGAAGATGATGATCTTCGCGTCTTGGCCTCCCAGCTCGACGACGGAGTTGACGTCGGGGTGCAGCTTCTCCACGGCCAGCGTGACCGCGTTCACCTCTTGCACGAACTTGGCGCCGGTGGGGGCCGCGATCGGTGAGGAGCCCGAACCAGTGCAGAACATCCGCCAGCCGTCGCTCGGCTGGTCAGGGAACGCCGCGAGGATTGCCTCGAGCAGCTCCAGCACCTTCTCCGGTTGCTTGGTGTGGTGACGCTGATAGTCACTCCACAAGATCTCTTCGCTGGTCGGGTCGATGACCACCGCCTTCACGGTGGTCGAGCCCACGTCCATGCCGA encodes:
- a CDS encoding FG-GAP repeat protein, coding for MGKRALLGVLGAISLAVACSEDESTNRKGDAGTTNGGAAGSSGSTSGGTANGGATNGGTTSGGTAGSSGSSSGGTAGGDASAGSAGMSSGGSAGAAGMDAGTCDPPPDAGCTTTIPSPQEAYLKTDVSEASLELGRAVAMDGNTIVAGSTGYPVGTTGAGAALVYTRDCNGWSLQAVLTPDNPGNDQFGRSVAISGDTIVIGAEDEDGPGESFSNSGAAYVFERCGSSWSQTAYLTASNAANNDRFGKQVAISGDVIVVGAPEEDSDATSINGDQTNDNAAQAGAAYVFRKGAGGWAQDAYLKASNAEQGDSFGDAVAISGSTILVTATGEDSPATGVNGNQGNDPSYISAGAVYAFVHDGSAWSQQAYIKASNTGANLNFGESLAIDGDTFVAGAIDENSDSTGVNGSQTSGVASSGAAYIFFRSGVTWTQQAFVKASNTGANDKFGTSVAISGDRVLIGAPNEDGSASGLGGDDTSDGTDAAGAAYLYTRTSGNWAFSTYIKASNPGIADLFGQGVAISGPSFVVSALFEDSGATGTNGDESDNSKGNSGALYVFKP
- a CDS encoding MFS transporter, encoding MSSTNPLKDSDIRHVYLGTLALGLAYGIALSVIAVYLDERGFQKREIGNLAAAFAAGIVCLSIPAGALIRRFSAKALVTCAVAAYAVVTLAFPHVNNFYGIAGLRFIDGAASVSIWVSCETVLLARARPGQKALVTSLYAVFMALGYILGPLVSRGLATVWPLSAAFSVAGALALAVAVYFLAFLSRHAETGLEHGGGEDAANSVEAQLQRADLDAKQEPEELGSLGVLWRIKTSCFATFAYGYFQASVVLFLPLFLMTDKHVSKADTIYVTACFALGMVLFTNPAGRIGDRFGHLLTMRTLAIIGTVMIASFAWLDSFPLMLVAVFVAGATLASISPMSLALQGLVVPTKDYSRATAIYNAFYAAGMLVGPPVSSALFEQFGGAPMLHHLAVLWVAFIAFTLLFRRDDPAHQGERTALVSLQR
- a CDS encoding 2-hydroxyglutaryl-CoA dehydratase — protein: MTQHIDLGTKRSLPVVGDDFDMDAELAKFEAAERERLGLGAEKQWIEDMADLGFTKSEKAKITLLVGGLTMAHDYLVEGGLQSLGYNVIAMDVPDNAALQVGKEFGNRAQCNPTYFTVGNLVKFLIELRDKKGMDSQEIIDKFVFLTAGACGPCRFGMYVTEYRKALRDAGFDGFRVMLFQQQGGLSQATGEESGLEMNPKFFITLVRSLLAGDVINGMAYRIRPYEVNKGETDEVVERAKKECYDALKAGKSVLLALRRSRKWFEAIPVDRLRLKPKVAIIGEFWAMTTEGDGNYALQRFVETEGAECDIQFLTAWLLYNIWEVSFDTENRKDLRGVDTAKSGLSELGEYGVFTRRVALLVADRALRVIFHTFARAVGFYDYHLPDMDEVADVAMPFYNNDLRGGEGHMEVGKLILNVVKNKANMTLSVKPFGCMPSSSVSDGVQSLIGERFPGTIFCAVETSGDGAVNFYSRVQMYLFKAKQAAADEFAKALKDAGVTEDELRAYLAEHPKYANALHRSPHKAGSTATDAVHEIIDRMQTTRAQRLVRSARGAASWLSSSAKGWLEHGPTRAKAAADLSLQASAELLEIAKERAPVAAESLIGKVKLRLGGAANTAEQAPIAAE
- a CDS encoding CoA activase — protein: MQAKELVIGMDVGSTTVKAVVIDPTSEEILWSDYQRHHTKQPEKVLELLEAILAAFPDQPSDGWRMFCTGSGSSPIAAPTGAKFVQEVNAVTLAVEKLHPDVNSVVELGGQDAKIIIFKVDKNTGQKTAIASMNDKCASGTGATIDKCMIKVHAEPGFANQLRFDDEKLHHVAAKCGVFAETDIVNLVKAGIPKDEVLNSLADAIVMQNLSVLTRGNTLKDRVLLLGGPNTYLPFLQDCWRQRIPETWRDRGYEFPKDVPIEELIFVPKNAELYAAFGAAAFGKAEVGTDQSDVGRFKGLDDLRNFITHGRRERLGEQAGPPLSADQSETETFVDTYKIPKFVAAKFEAGQTVRAVIGLDGGSTSSKAVLVGEEGEILAKAYQLSKGNPILDTKELLTNLRDQVEGQGAKLEVLGFGATGYAADVLEETVLADVNIVETVAHMMSAVHFFGDVDVICDIGGQDIKVLFMKNGDIENFKLSNSCSAGNGMLLQAMADQFGLPVTDYAEVAFQAELAPKFSYGCAVFLDSDRVNFQKEGYQKQELLAGLAQVLPKNVWQYVVQIPRLASLGRKFVLQGGTQYNLAAVKAQVDYIKERVPGAEVYVHPHTGEAGAIGAAMETLRRYKRTGTSRYIGIQATLDLEYKTTTDESTVCHFCPNECKRTFIDTQRPDGSTSRYIAGFSCEKGTVESKEAMLDLVAERKKTAKQFPNLVDYESKRAFASFYKGEAMPEAGSPVEDVEVTQGLFRIKRRTVTRPFQRSSEEAARKRKSIRIGMPRVLNIYSTAPFFRAYFEALGIPKTNVIFSEHTDEDMWVEGGKYGSIDPCFPSKVAQAHIHNLLFHKHEPERKRPLNYIFFPILTHVPSFVKDTMDNTSCPIVAGTPDVMKAAFTKELDFFAVRNIEYMSPALSFAEPLLLTRRMFEAWGERLGVTEDENDHACREAFKALKTFELDLQDKGRAILETVEAEDRIAILVLNRPYHSDPGLNHGIPEEFQVLGYPILSIRSIPRDREYLSRYFKQELESGLIKDPLELNHVWPENYSANSAQKVWAASFAAHHPNVCVLDLSSFKCGHDAPTYGMVDSIVQTSRTPAAALHDLDANKPGGSIKIRVKTYAHSLRLRQESLEDLSRKRDALNHAIDLKRLELLELKQKQLLGVRQSDSEIASQIAEVRSRVLAYETRVEQPPELPKGMVRLGRKQEDGSIVPTKLPNERGATAAE